CCGAGCAAAGGATCCAGAGGGCTGAAAAAGCCTTGAATAGCGCTGTAGCAATCCTGCAATCTCCTGCTGGCGAAAGTCGTGGAGGTGAAAACGGGAATACTCGAGCAAGGGAATTTTCGTCGTTTGCGCACATGCTCCTTACTGGACTCTTAAACTACACCGTTAAGAGACTAAAGTGAGTAGATCATGCTCGCTAAACACGGCCTGTCTCTTGTCCAGGGATTCCGTAGGCGATATCTTCGAGCTCACGGAGGTGAAGTTTTACATCATCAGGAAGGTATGTTCCACCGCTTCCAGAGTAAGCACCGATGAGAATCTCTCTCAACAGGAGGAAGCTCTTGCGAGCAAGTTCTGTATCTGCTTGGAGTCGAATGGCACGCTCTAAGAGCATTTCTGGTAGCTCATACATGAAATACCCTGGTAGCTCACGATACGCTTGAGCAAGAAGCAACAATTTCTCTGCTTCATTTTTGGCATGTAACGTTGTTCCCTCATTCAGTTCACGATGTATAGTTGCGGTCACTCTTAAGAGCTCTATAACACCTCCCCCACTGATTTGCTGTTCTTTGTTGAGACCAGACTGAAGTAAGTTCTCAATCGGAGTCTGCGCATCTTTTTCCCACCTTTTTAGGCCCTGTTCCCAAAGAAACAACTCACTATTCTCTCTTCGTGAAAGTTTACGACCATTTTTATAGTTTCTGAGCTCCTCTAGGATAACCGTGGGATTTTGTCCCACACGAACTTTAATAGTGAGCCATTTTGCCAACATCCGATCACGTTCGTATGGGATCTCTGACTTTTTAGCAATGGAGAGGAAAGCTGCGGCAGCCCGCTCAAACTGACGTGATGCCAGTAGATAGTCGGCTATAACCAGCGGATCCTTGATCTCAGAGAAGAACTGCTCATCGAAGGAGGGATTCGGAAACTCGGCGCCCTTTAGTCGTGTATGGCATGAAATACAGTATTGGCTAAAGCTCTTTATCTGCCATAGCGCATAGCCCCGTTCGCCTTCCTTGAAGCGAGTATTTGCATCTTCAACCATTCTTGCGATTGACTGTAAAAGAAAACGATAGGTTGGTTCAGAGGAGAATCGCGATTTTCTTAATTCATCCTTATGAAAAGAATTCTCAAGGTCGGCCAACAGAGATTGTATCTCCCCGTCAATCTCCCCAGAAAGAAATTTCTTCTCATTAATGGAATGTCTAAATAGCTGATGAAAAGATTGATAGAGCGTTTGCATCTCTCCCTTAATCTCTTCTGTTGTTGGCAGGTTGGGAGAAGCCTTTGGCGTATCAGCAATAATCAGCAAGGGAGCGGCTAAAAAAACCATAAAGAAGGCAATGGTGATTCGGATACGATATATTCGGGCAGTAGTGTGTTTCATTTTGTCACTTCCAAAAAGGAACGCCTGAGATAGTCTCATTTCTCACGTTCATCCCCCAGAATCATAACGAAGACATCCTGATTTCTACATATAAATCCTCAGGTATATCGTGCGGGCATTATCTTCGACTCAACTACAGAAAGGCAGAGCGATATCAAATAACTATAACGATTACAGTTACTTGCTGCCACTAAGGCACCTGCGTGTTTCGCTCAGCCATAACCTTACAAGCTCCCGGAATTGCCGGCACCGTGAGCTATTCCAGCTACCACTGAATGCTTCAAGCGGTAGAACTGGAGGTACTACGGCATTTTTTTGGGGTTTTCGCACAGGTGATTCATGGATGAAGCACTGGAGATCATAGATTATGACCCGCGAAAGACTACCACAAATGGACCTCTCCCACTCGTGGGGAAAGGGATACGATCCAGTTCATGAGCTTATGCGAGCTATTATTCTTCGAGCTGTTGAAGACTATAATTCAAAGGGCGAACTCAAAGAGGAAGCTATTGAATATATGAATTCAGAGGAAGAGGAATATATCTTCTCATTTCGGGCAATTTGTCGACGATTTGGCTTTGATCCCGATAAGACAAGATACGCAATCATGAATGCCCAACATCGCATCAGTACGAGGCGGCGTGCGGCATAATGGTCTTTGAAGAAGAACTTCAAAGGCTTCCCCACTGCGCTGTTGATCACAGTTTGTGCATCTGGGAGGTGGAAATCAGAGGCAACTGAGAAAGAAACTCTGCTTCCCCTCCCCGATGGATAGCGTAAAGCCGGACAGTTCTGAGAAATCTATTCCCTACATCCCGACAGCAGATTGAAGAGCCTCTGAATATTCCTCTCTTAGCGGTTGACGCGACTGGTAGAGAATGCGAGCTAATTCATCTTTACTTTGTAGTTTTTTGCGTTTCAGGAGAGTAATCTCTTGTTGATCTTCACTGGTAAATCCAATTTTCTTTGCCAGAAGTCGCAGCCGTTCTTCATAGCCTTTATGCTTCTTAATTAAACGGCGTACATTTCTATCATTTTTTGCGAGCCGGGTAAGTTCCAAACGGTCTGAGGTATTCATGACTACTCCTCTATAAAATTAGGCGTACTTCTGAGAGTGGATAGCCGTTCAAAACAAGGCGTAACTGTCCATATCAGAAAAAAACAGGCGTCTCCTCTCTAACCTGCGTCTCCGTAAGACCAATCCCTTGTATAACGACTACCCCCCAAGAATAACGAGCAGAAAGAGTGGGTGGTGAACTTTCTACGAACAAAACAGCGGTCTAAAAAAAAGGGCTGTTGTTAAGGGAAGATAAGTACCGAATGCTGATTCTAACGGTGTGAATCAAAGCCAACTACGGAGTAGTTACGAGCCTGTATTGTGGCAGCTCCTCCCTCGAGAGCGAGTTGAGCGTGCCGTCGATGTGAATAGAAGCGGGAGTCACTCATAGTATGAAGAGTTGTTTTCTCAATTTGAGCAGTAACCCCCATTCGTTGAATTTGAAAGCATGCTTCTGCATACATATCGAGATGAACTGCCCCATGTGGCATGCGAAATGTAGATTTCGGGAAGAGCTCTAGAAATTCCTCGCCAACCTGATACAGCATCGGATCGGCACACGGCCCAATGGCAATGTAGCGCGGACAGTCGCTCTTCAGTTCAAACTGCCTAAGGGTTTTAGCGATAATTCCGTTTTGCAATCCTCTCCATCCAGCATGGACCAGAGCAATCCAATGAGCTCCAAAAAATAGAAGCGGTAGACAGTCTGCTGTCTTAATGCAAAAACCAAGGCCACTACCGACTAATGCGTCTCTGGACAGAAACCACGCATCAGCCGAAATGGGATAGTAGTGAAGAGAATCCTCCTCTGAAAACACTGCCCTATCAAGGTCATGGGGGCTGTCTATCACGATCAGATTGTTCTCATGTACCTGATGAAGTGCTAGTAGACGGGTCGTGCCATGTATTCTGCCGCGAGTATCATGAACCGTTTGTGTAAGAGCGCTTCCGCCGAATCCACTGAATCCTGTACAACCCAGGTGCGCGATGAGATTCTTGGAAGACAGGAGCTGAGTTGCATGATCGAACTGGAAACTCATAGGTCAGTTCAGCTGTCGAAAGCGCTTTAATGCTTCCTCTATGTCATGAGGAAGCTCTGATACATAAGAGAGTGTCTCGCCAGATTGTGGGTGCTTAAAGTGAAGCTCACATGCATGAAGTGCTTGTCGCCCAAGCGTATCCACAATCTGCCCCGCAGCTGGTGAAAGGGTATCAAATTTTCCGTACAATTGATCACCCAGGACACCACTATTTACCGAATCAAGATGTACGCGTATTTGATGAGTTCTTCCAGAATGAATGGTCAGCAGTAGCAAATATGCGTGAGGGAGACGCTCCTGAACGACCCAGTCAGTTCTGGCGGCACGACCATCCTCTCGGATGCACATTTTTGTTCTGTGATGACTATCCCTCCCGATGGGTGAGTCGATACTTCCAGAATCTTCTCTATCGAAGGGTTGGCCGCCCTTCATATTTCTGACCACAAGTGATGTATATCTCTTAATAAGGGACCTCTCTTGAAATTGATAGGACAAAGCAGCTTGGGCCTGTAGTGTCTTTGCCACTATCAATAAGCCCGAGGTATCTCGATCCAAGCGGTGTACGATGCCTGGGCGAGGATTACCTGGAAACTGTTGAGGATTAATCACTCCCATGCCAATCAGAGCATTCATAAGAGTCTGATGACCAGTTCCCGCCCCGGGATGAACGGTAAGCTGAGGAGGCTTATCAATAATTGCTATCGATTCATCTTCAAAAAGGATTGGTAAGCGTAAATCATATGGCTGGAGCAGTGCATCTTGCTCTTCTTTCCACTCAAGTATCGTGCACTCATCACCAGGAGATACGATACTTCCACTCTTAGAAGCGGGTATCCCATTGAGCAATACCAATCCATTCTCAATACGTCGCTTAAGTTGAGAGCGAGATAATTGGATTCCATCCTGTATATTTATTAAATCAATCAAGATGCGGTCAATTCGCCCCATACAGTCTTTTGGGACCGTAATATGAATGGTCTTCATTGCAATACCTCATGGGCGCGATTTATATCGGCGAGGATTTGCGTTTTTAGCTCTTCTATTGAGGGAAAGCGTTTTTCATCTCTCAAGAATGCACAAAACTCAAGGGTTAGAATCTCTCCGTAGCATGAAAGTTGCCGTTCAACCAATAAATGAGCCTCAATCGAGACACGAGGTCCTTGGGGCGGCGTTTTACCCTTCTGGGTATGGAAGGTTGGGCGAGTTCCAACATTCACAACGGCAGGAAGGTTGGCCTCTTCTCCAATGGTAGCACGAGCTGCATAGACGCCATGTCGTAAAGGTGTTGGAAATGGAAGATGGAGATTTGCCGTTGGAAAACCGAGCGTCTTCCCTCTTCCATCCCCTTTTACTACTTTGCCTTCTAGGATAACGGGACGGCCTAATAGTACTTCGGCTTCTGTTATGTTTCCTTCCCTCAGTAATCGACGAATTTCTCTTGAGCCGATTTTTTCTTTATCTGCGCAATGAAGTAGCGAGGCAATTTCGAAAAGCATCCCTCTTGAGTTGCATAGTTCTCTCAGCACTTCAGTATTGCCGCTGCGGTTTTTTCCGATAGAAAAATCTGATCCAACAACAAGTGCTTTGCAGTTTAAATTCGCTATCAAATACCGCTGAACAAATTCTTCGGGTGACATCGCAGCAACTTCCGGAGTAAAGCGAATCAAGTAGAAAGCCTCAACTCCCAGATTCTCGAGTATTTGCATTTTTTGTCTCAGTGAAGAGATTTTTTCGGGGTTATAGTCGGAACGCAGAACAGAGAGCGGATGGGGGTAAAATGAAACAACTACTGGAGCATAATGTTTGCGTTTCGCGGTCGCTACAACTTTACGAATAAGACTGATGTGCCCCTTATGAAGCCCATCGAAGCTCCCTATTGTGCAGGCAGAATGCGACAACTCATTTTCATGTAAGGCTGACGGAGCTCTAACAAGCCTTAACATAATACCCAGCAACTACTGAAGTGTTTTTAATTTTTCCCGAGCATCTTTCGCTTCGGGTGATGCTGGAAACTGGGCTATGAGCTTCTGGAGGGTTAATCGTGCTGTATTCATATCTCGCATTCGAATCAAAACCGAGGCTTGCCGAAAAAGTGCTAGAGGTGCCCGATCGTGCGATGCAAATTCATTCGCGAGAGAAAGATACGACGAGAGCGCCTGAGGATTGTTTGCGATCCCCTCATGACATACCGCCACCCAGAAAAGCGCCCTAGCGCGGATATCAGGGAGTAAATCACTAGTAACAAGGGATTGTAATCCTGGAAGTGCTAGTTGATAGTTTCCAGTGCGTATTCGAGTCAGCTCGTTCATGAAAACACGGGCCAATTCAGGCTCTAGTGAGGAAACAAATATCTCATCAGCCTCAAGGGCAATGAGAGGGACGAGTGCTGGAGGTGGCATCCTTCTTTGAAGGCGAGATAAATCTGCCTTAAGAGTATTAACATCACCACTGAATCTTTGTGCTTGAGAGAACTCGACTTCTTCTATTCTCCCTGAGATTCTTCTCGAGCGGTCCTCCAGAGCATCAACTCTCGCAACAATCTCTGCTTGTACGCCTCGCATGTCATCGAGTCCATTTTCAATTCTGTCGATACGACCCAAGAATTGTCCAGGGAAAGAACAACCAGTGGTAAAGTTCTGAAGCGCTAAGAGGCAAACGAGCAAATATAGAGATAATCTCATAGTGGTCTACAGTCTAAAGGAAGAAGATGAATAAACACAACGCACAGATTGCCTTCGCGAGAACAAAATACGGCGACTAGCCAAGGTCGAACACCGCCCAGCTAGACGCCGTTATTGCTGTCTCACTACACCGAGAAAAATCCCAGCTAGCTACCAAACAAGTCAAATCTCAAAGAGCAGAACTATTTTTCCACCCGGAAATGCACTCTGCGGTTTTGAGACCATGCAGACTCGTTATGACCCGGAGCAAGTGGCTGGTCTTCCCCATAACTCACCATGCTCATACGATCGCTCTCAATCCCTAAGCCTCGAAGATAGTCGTAAGCAGACTGAGCACGACGTTGACCCAACGCGAGGTTGTATTCCCGTGTCCCACGCTCATCACAGTGACCTTCAAGGGTAACGTCTACGCCAGAGTGGCTCTTCAGCCATTTCGCGCTATTCTTTAAGCTCTCCTTAGCCTCACTCGTAAGATCAGACTTATCGAAGGCAAAATGAACATCTTTCAACACCCTACCTGCTTCGGCATAAGGAACGTTTCCTATTGAACGCGGCCTAGTGGTACAGGTACATGCGGAAATAAAAAATACACTCGCAGCAAGTACTATTAATCTGACTGATTTCATTCTGTGACTCTCCAAAATACTTTTCCGGCTGTTTCTCAAGAACTTACCAAGATGCCTGCACTTACCAAGATGCCTGCACTTACCAAGATGCCTGGTTTCGCATGGAACCTTGCAACTGAGAAGTCCTGAACCTTTCTTAAGAAATCCCCTATGTTTACAACATACTAACAGCCGAATTTCAAGGTGTTAAATCACGAAACGGGTGTCTATATGTCGATGGGCATACCAATTCCTCACGAGAGAGTGTTTTTAAGAAGTATTGAAAGCCAATCTCAGGACGGAACACGTGGTTCTAGGCTTCCAGCAACGAGAGGAGTGCGTAAGCCCTCTAATCACTGTCCCCCTCCCTGATCAGGAAAAATCCATCAGAACCGGTGGGCTGGTAGCGTGGAAGGAAAATCATTCCTCGAAACGGTGAAGAAATAGGCCCAGAATTATCATCGGCTAAGTGCTCCCCTTCGGAGATGCTTTGGAAGTTACTAAAGCCGGGGCGCATCTTAAACCCGTCGTTCTCTTCTAGTCTATGGATATGACTAATTTCAAAACACTCAGGCAGATGAGCAGTCTGAGAGCGAAGTAATTCTCGGTATTTATCTTGGACCATTGTCAGACAATGACCTTCTAAGGAACCTGCTGCTAGTAATCCATTCCAAATCGCAGCCTCGAGGTTATCAATGGAGCGCAGAGCTTCGTGCTGTCCGCCTTCCACGACTACGGTATGAATGCCCTGCTGAGCGGCATATAAATAGAATAATCCGCTAATTCCCTGTTTCTCCAGACCTTGCATGCGAGGCAGCGGGAAATGTCTCGCAAAATCGAGGCACGAATGATTATCCGCTACACCAAGAAATGGAGCCGATGGACCCGAGGTCGTGTGCAGATCTAGGCAAAAAACTGGCCCGGTCTTTTTTGCTTCACTCACCACTTCCAAAAAGAGCTTTTTCACCTGTTGTAGCTCGTCTAACTCGCGACACCCTTTCCTGATCACTGGGTCGGCAAGAGGCTCCTTCCCCCAAAGTCGATTCAGGTCATAGTCGAGGTATCGTACGTTTGCTTTGCTTGCAGCTAGGTTTCCATGAATCGCAATTAAGCGCCCAGAAAACCCGACGTTTTCAACCTCTAATTGAGAAATGACTCGCTTCGCAGCTATAACACCCGCTGGTTCATTTCCATGTAGGGCAGCCATGACAATGATCGTAGGAGAAGTTGAGCCCCCAGAGGAGAAATCTCCTATTAATCTTTCTTGGTCCATGAGATATCCGTCTTACTTTTTCCTTGCAGTCGTGAACACTGCAAGTATAGGAAGCTTTCGCGTATGAACAAAGTTTAATTTGAAAATACTACTTGCTGATTCTACGAGAGAAGATACTTACGAAAAAGGCACAGGTCCCCACGCCGGATCCGTGTCATCAGTTCGAGAATCTGAAAGGAGTCGGAATCCGGTTCCATCGGCTCTCATAATCGCGATGTTGTACGATCCTGTTCGACCATAAGTAGTAGAGAAAGCAATCTCCTCCCCATTTGGAGACCATTCTGGGTCTTCATTGAAGTGCGAGCTTGTAAGCTGAAGAGGATCGGTGCCATCGGGCTGAGAAGTAAATATATTATAGCCACCATCAGAACGACAGACATAAGCAATCCGATCTCCGGTCGGCGACCAGTCAGGTGAGGTGCAGTAGTTCGCATTTGTAAAACTCACCCTCTGTACATCACCGCCATCCTTATTCATCACATAAATCTGTGGTCCCCCAGAGCGGTTAGAACAAAATACTATTCGCTCTCCATCTGGAGACCACTTCGGAGACACATCGATTACTCCATACTGAGAGGTTAGCTTACGAACAGGTGTGCCATCAGGGCGCATAAGAACAATATGAGACTGTTTACCTAAAGAAACGGCAGTAATCAGGCTTTTTCCATCAGGTGAGAAGCTCCCTCCAATTTCGAGTTCGCGTCCAGATGTAATGGGACGAGACTGGTCACGATCGAAATCATAGAGAAACAACTCAGGGATTCTTTTTTGATAGCTTGTGTAGAGAATTTGTTGGCCATTTGGATGAAATGCTGGGGCGATGGTAAGTCCACGCTCATCGGTTAATTGCCGCACCTCGCCGCCATCAATATTCATCCGAAACAATTCTTTAAACCTACCAACACGCGAAGCAAAAACAATCTTACTCCCGAAGACCCCAGATTTTCCCGTGAAATACTGAACGATTTCATTCGAGAAGCGGTCGGCTATCTCTGA
Above is a window of bacterium DNA encoding:
- a CDS encoding DUF465 domain-containing protein: MNTSDRLELTRLAKNDRNVRRLIKKHKGYEERLRLLAKKIGFTSEDQQEITLLKRKKLQSKDELARILYQSRQPLREEYSEALQSAVGM
- a CDS encoding laccase domain-containing protein, which encodes MSFQFDHATQLLSSKNLIAHLGCTGFSGFGGSALTQTVHDTRGRIHGTTRLLALHQVHENNLIVIDSPHDLDRAVFSEEDSLHYYPISADAWFLSRDALVGSGLGFCIKTADCLPLLFFGAHWIALVHAGWRGLQNGIIAKTLRQFELKSDCPRYIAIGPCADPMLYQVGEEFLELFPKSTFRMPHGAVHLDMYAEACFQIQRMGVTAQIEKTTLHTMSDSRFYSHRRHAQLALEGGAATIQARNYSVVGFDSHR
- a CDS encoding RluA family pseudouridine synthase yields the protein MKTIHITVPKDCMGRIDRILIDLINIQDGIQLSRSQLKRRIENGLVLLNGIPASKSGSIVSPGDECTILEWKEEQDALLQPYDLRLPILFEDESIAIIDKPPQLTVHPGAGTGHQTLMNALIGMGVINPQQFPGNPRPGIVHRLDRDTSGLLIVAKTLQAQAALSYQFQERSLIKRYTSLVVRNMKGGQPFDREDSGSIDSPIGRDSHHRTKMCIREDGRAARTDWVVQERLPHAYLLLLTIHSGRTHQIRVHLDSVNSGVLGDQLYGKFDTLSPAAGQIVDTLGRQALHACELHFKHPQSGETLSYVSELPHDIEEALKRFRQLN
- the pal gene encoding peptidoglycan-associated lipoprotein Pal encodes the protein MKSVRLIVLAASVFFISACTCTTRPRSIGNVPYAEAGRVLKDVHFAFDKSDLTSEAKESLKNSAKWLKSHSGVDVTLEGHCDERGTREYNLALGQRRAQSAYDYLRGLGIESDRMSMVSYGEDQPLAPGHNESAWSQNRRVHFRVEK
- the ribF gene encoding riboflavin biosynthesis protein RibF, whose amino-acid sequence is MLRLVRAPSALHENELSHSACTIGSFDGLHKGHISLIRKVVATAKRKHYAPVVVSFYPHPLSVLRSDYNPEKISSLRQKMQILENLGVEAFYLIRFTPEVAAMSPEEFVQRYLIANLNCKALVVGSDFSIGKNRSGNTEVLRELCNSRGMLFEIASLLHCADKEKIGSREIRRLLREGNITEAEVLLGRPVILEGKVVKGDGRGKTLGFPTANLHLPFPTPLRHGVYAARATIGEEANLPAVVNVGTRPTFHTQKGKTPPQGPRVSIEAHLLVERQLSCYGEILTLEFCAFLRDEKRFPSIEELKTQILADINRAHEVLQ